The Streptomyces vietnamensis genome contains a region encoding:
- a CDS encoding DEAD/DEAH box helicase yields MFSRLLEKARDVQHLTFELAAEAAVRAGNGQLGVKELRLLLLQFEGIPIAEQAMTAAWTVVRARPELATSLLHSYAQDCGTPTALVVRDLHLGGPDVFVVQAGWHDKDRQVHGAAVTRGVKKTAFQGAVVSLLGHLSGLELVEQSDFAEKGWLPAARYSAGSGATATDQSFAERLLHALARPAVAPAVVAEVATRIAAGALIPRDLQAVLFDAAASGWDPARKAALYAAGENPGTAVTVLTLYHSMRNQPNPVFTEEQKPGGATGPFRSRVTYTSDDDRVTVTGPWRGSKRDARGAVALHVLADLAGLPVEIPMPRQRETPAAAVKPSDAEPQERLLALQETGAIGELTFKEEPSITGLEPLFVCVAACTSRGQLLSGTGRSVGRSGARREAAALLLAEWQRTVSPALPVWRGKEPVPEANAMNALVLLNQLKQKGRISSLVIGQPRLNPETGYIAEVTCKVAGKKLRAEASGAAKRSAQRNAAKAMMELLAAPPGAEPAPVPAEPVPDIHDNRARHGPAGPVARRDDADAAETALAAWLRRGAEITIDIEGGIARFLVYSPDGLPARETVHRPIRSCTAGLVLPSLGAAVQLQRVECWHVPLRLLANVLIPQAQDPGEEALSVRVWRQVIRLGLAVVASGRVFPALSDDGTDVWRAGPLTAEEEGQAGQLARVLVPPANCGMVTESKPHQMWTPQVAIRACLDAVAEGMLRGPGTSTVLGHGPFTSSVPRQQHAPALVQWGDDLRAGTTDEVLELELSIRAPQKNSPQDTELLWADLRLRRPDAPTSNERTWRPVAEVASDLHLVKLVRRRLHRVAANWAPAARLLERAVPDTFTLRAGEAVLLKGQAAQQLQRAGLRVEWHHAWTDRLRTRAVLERRPAGPASAARPRFALDDVLDGRWQISLADEDLSDSEMDQLAHSAVPLTKVRNQWVLVDEETARRAADRTMPSVSADQALRASLTGQISVEGRTYPCAAEGDLADLVHFLRNGSRTTPVDSPSGLSATMRDYQKHGLAWLANTTDAGFGALLADDMGLGKSLTALALHLHRRDHGRQVTGPTLVVCPASMVITWEREVHRFAPEVPTVRYHGPDRTLDAVTDRTLMITTYETVRRDIDILAAHPFDLVISDEAQLIKNHKTATAIAMRRLPSGIRIALTGTPVENSLTDAWSLMDWLNPGLFGALRTFRDQFGKPIEDNFTDTQLTERLSSLLKAFMLRRRKTDPGVLPELPPKVLRPRIVSLTPEQAALYQRVADATLREIRASQGIARKGLLFKLFDQLQKICNTPGQFLAEPLDESYDPGQAAARSGKLAALDDLLPVLSDPAESCLVFTRYRSMARLLVHHLQSHGLNPLYFSGDIAVGRDRQRLIDTFQNRPGQIMVITAKAGGSGLTLTQASHVILFDRPWNPAKESQAIDRAHRLGQTRTVTVHQLTTENTLEDRVDELLRHKRALADAILTNDSSTLSELTDDEICELIALGARR; encoded by the coding sequence GTGTTCTCTCGGCTGCTGGAGAAGGCGCGTGATGTCCAGCATCTGACCTTCGAGCTGGCGGCCGAGGCCGCCGTCCGGGCTGGAAACGGGCAGCTGGGTGTAAAGGAACTGCGTCTGCTCCTGCTTCAGTTCGAGGGGATTCCCATCGCGGAACAGGCGATGACAGCAGCGTGGACTGTGGTGCGGGCGAGGCCTGAGCTCGCCACGTCGCTGTTGCACTCCTACGCGCAGGACTGCGGCACCCCGACCGCGCTCGTAGTGCGGGACCTGCACCTGGGAGGACCCGACGTGTTCGTCGTGCAGGCTGGCTGGCACGACAAGGATCGACAGGTGCACGGCGCCGCTGTCACACGTGGTGTGAAGAAAACGGCCTTCCAAGGCGCTGTGGTCAGCCTCCTGGGCCACCTGTCCGGCCTTGAACTAGTGGAGCAGAGTGACTTCGCCGAGAAGGGCTGGCTGCCCGCTGCCCGCTACTCGGCCGGATCCGGTGCGACAGCCACAGATCAGTCATTCGCAGAACGACTGCTGCACGCCCTCGCACGGCCGGCTGTCGCCCCGGCCGTGGTGGCGGAAGTAGCTACCCGTATCGCCGCAGGCGCGCTCATTCCCCGTGATCTCCAGGCCGTGCTGTTCGACGCGGCGGCATCCGGCTGGGATCCGGCCCGCAAGGCCGCCCTGTACGCGGCCGGGGAGAACCCCGGGACCGCAGTGACCGTGCTGACGCTCTACCACTCCATGCGCAACCAGCCCAATCCGGTGTTCACCGAGGAGCAGAAGCCGGGCGGGGCGACAGGCCCGTTCCGGTCCCGTGTCACGTACACCTCCGATGACGACAGGGTCACCGTGACCGGACCGTGGCGCGGCAGCAAGCGCGACGCCCGGGGAGCTGTCGCTCTGCATGTCCTGGCCGACCTCGCCGGCCTGCCCGTCGAGATTCCCATGCCGCGACAAAGGGAGACTCCCGCTGCGGCAGTGAAGCCTTCGGACGCGGAACCGCAGGAGCGGCTCCTTGCTCTGCAGGAGACGGGAGCGATCGGTGAGCTGACGTTCAAGGAGGAGCCGAGCATTACTGGCCTGGAGCCCTTGTTCGTGTGCGTGGCCGCCTGTACCAGCCGCGGGCAGCTGCTGTCAGGGACAGGCCGCAGTGTGGGGAGGTCCGGCGCCCGCCGTGAAGCCGCGGCCCTGCTGCTCGCCGAGTGGCAGCGGACGGTATCGCCCGCGCTCCCTGTCTGGCGCGGGAAGGAACCCGTACCAGAGGCGAACGCGATGAACGCCCTCGTGCTGCTGAACCAGCTCAAGCAGAAGGGGCGGATCAGCTCGCTGGTCATCGGCCAGCCCCGCCTGAACCCGGAGACCGGCTACATCGCCGAGGTCACCTGCAAGGTCGCCGGGAAGAAACTGCGTGCCGAGGCGTCCGGAGCGGCGAAGCGGTCGGCCCAGCGCAATGCGGCGAAGGCCATGATGGAACTGCTGGCCGCACCTCCCGGCGCGGAGCCCGCGCCCGTTCCGGCGGAACCGGTGCCCGACATCCACGACAACCGCGCACGGCACGGCCCCGCGGGACCAGTCGCCCGCCGGGACGATGCTGACGCCGCTGAAACCGCCCTGGCAGCATGGCTGCGCCGGGGCGCGGAGATCACTATCGACATCGAGGGAGGGATCGCCCGGTTCCTGGTCTACAGCCCTGACGGGCTGCCGGCGCGGGAGACAGTCCACCGTCCGATCCGGTCGTGCACAGCCGGTCTCGTCCTTCCGTCTCTCGGGGCCGCAGTCCAGCTGCAGAGGGTGGAGTGCTGGCACGTTCCGCTGCGGCTGCTGGCGAACGTCCTCATCCCGCAGGCCCAGGACCCGGGCGAGGAGGCCCTCTCGGTCCGGGTGTGGCGGCAGGTGATCCGGCTGGGCCTGGCCGTCGTGGCCTCGGGGAGGGTCTTCCCGGCCCTGTCCGACGATGGGACGGACGTATGGCGGGCTGGCCCGCTGACCGCTGAGGAAGAGGGCCAGGCCGGGCAGCTTGCGCGCGTCCTGGTGCCGCCGGCGAACTGTGGCATGGTCACGGAGAGCAAGCCGCATCAGATGTGGACCCCGCAGGTCGCAATTCGTGCTTGCCTCGACGCCGTCGCCGAGGGGATGCTCCGCGGACCGGGTACCTCGACCGTACTCGGGCACGGCCCCTTCACCAGCTCAGTGCCCCGGCAGCAGCACGCTCCCGCGCTCGTGCAGTGGGGCGATGATCTGCGCGCCGGCACGACGGACGAGGTGCTGGAGCTGGAGCTGTCGATCCGCGCGCCGCAGAAGAACAGCCCGCAGGACACCGAACTGCTCTGGGCCGATCTCCGGCTGCGTCGGCCGGATGCACCAACGTCCAACGAGCGCACCTGGCGGCCGGTCGCCGAGGTCGCCTCCGACTTGCACCTGGTGAAGCTGGTACGACGGCGTCTGCACCGGGTGGCAGCCAACTGGGCACCGGCCGCACGGCTCCTGGAGCGGGCCGTCCCGGACACCTTCACCCTGCGTGCCGGCGAGGCCGTCCTGTTGAAGGGGCAGGCCGCCCAGCAACTGCAACGGGCTGGGCTTCGCGTGGAGTGGCACCATGCGTGGACGGACCGCCTGCGCACCCGCGCCGTCCTGGAGCGCCGCCCCGCTGGCCCGGCCTCCGCAGCCCGCCCCCGGTTTGCCCTGGACGACGTCCTCGACGGCCGCTGGCAGATTTCACTGGCCGACGAGGACTTGTCCGACAGCGAGATGGACCAGCTCGCGCACAGCGCGGTGCCGCTGACGAAGGTCCGCAACCAGTGGGTCCTCGTCGACGAGGAGACCGCCCGACGCGCGGCCGACCGTACGATGCCGTCCGTCTCCGCCGACCAGGCGCTGCGAGCCTCCCTGACCGGGCAGATCAGTGTCGAAGGCCGCACCTACCCGTGCGCGGCGGAAGGCGACCTGGCCGACCTCGTCCACTTCCTGCGCAACGGCTCCCGCACAACCCCCGTGGACTCCCCCAGCGGCCTGTCGGCCACCATGCGCGACTACCAGAAGCACGGCCTGGCGTGGCTGGCGAACACCACCGACGCCGGCTTCGGCGCCCTACTCGCCGACGACATGGGATTGGGTAAGTCCCTGACCGCGCTTGCCCTTCACCTGCACCGCCGCGATCACGGGCGACAGGTCACCGGACCCACCCTCGTCGTCTGCCCCGCCTCCATGGTGATCACCTGGGAACGCGAGGTGCACCGGTTCGCGCCCGAGGTGCCGACCGTCCGCTACCACGGCCCGGACCGGACCCTGGACGCAGTGACGGACCGCACCCTGATGATCACGACGTACGAGACCGTCCGCCGCGACATCGACATCCTGGCCGCGCACCCCTTCGACCTCGTCATCTCCGACGAGGCCCAGCTGATCAAGAACCACAAGACGGCCACGGCGATCGCGATGCGCCGCCTCCCCTCGGGCATCCGAATCGCCCTGACCGGGACGCCCGTCGAGAACAGCCTCACCGACGCCTGGTCACTGATGGACTGGCTCAACCCGGGGCTGTTCGGCGCACTGCGCACCTTCCGGGACCAGTTCGGCAAGCCGATCGAGGACAACTTCACCGACACCCAGCTCACCGAACGCCTCTCCAGCCTCCTCAAGGCCTTCATGCTGCGCCGGCGCAAGACCGACCCGGGCGTCCTGCCCGAGCTCCCGCCCAAGGTCCTCCGCCCCCGGATCGTCTCCCTGACCCCCGAACAAGCCGCTCTCTACCAGCGTGTCGCCGACGCGACGCTCCGCGAGATCCGCGCCTCCCAGGGCATCGCGCGCAAAGGCTTGCTGTTCAAGCTCTTCGACCAGCTACAGAAGATCTGCAACACCCCCGGCCAGTTCCTCGCCGAGCCGCTTGACGAGTCCTACGACCCAGGACAAGCCGCGGCCCGCTCGGGGAAACTCGCCGCGCTGGACGATCTCCTGCCCGTTCTGTCCGACCCGGCCGAGTCATGCCTGGTCTTCACCCGGTACAGGTCGATGGCCCGCCTCCTGGTCCATCACCTCCAGAGCCACGGCCTCAACCCGCTCTACTTCAGTGGCGACATCGCCGTCGGCCGCGATCGTCAACGGCTCATCGACACCTTCCAGAACCGGCCCGGCCAGATCATGGTCATCACCGCCAAGGCCGGCGGAAGCGGCCTGACGCTCACCCAGGCCAGCCACGTCATCCTCTTCGACCGGCCCTGGAACCCGGCCAAGGAGAGCCAGGCCATCGACCGGGCGCACCGCCTCGGCCAGACCCGCACCGTCACCGTTCACCAGCTCACCACCGAGAACACCCTGGAGGACCGGGTGGATGAACTCCTCCGGCACAAGCGGGCCCTGGCCGACGCCATCCTCACCAACGACAGCTCCACACTCAGCGAGCTCACCGACGACGAGATCTGCGAGCTGATCGCCCTGGGAGCACGCCGATGA
- a CDS encoding sigma-70 family RNA polymerase sigma factor, giving the protein MERLGEYPTPPGEQLDSAFDVTLSQLKEVSDPLERAKAAHALAGRAQDYGTEFQVVRNEAMNETLRAGQLNSTQLAAELGISKGRVSQLAKGAPPERLFLGSGKVVVALAEKLEAGKLQDGRDKPVQGPVIATEDVQTYERLRELAEEVGLEITFERIPLGGNVRLNRNNLVVICGPRLSPLIEQILESDPHLRFSQDNDGWHLVDRSTGTVYRSPMDHGENGDIAYFGRLPRPDGQGTFLYIAGIHARGSGGVIHWLNGELANVHRELKAKRFSTLISSRFDPETLEVVASERITPFYRPEGV; this is encoded by the coding sequence ATGGAACGGCTCGGCGAGTACCCGACCCCACCGGGGGAGCAGCTGGACTCTGCTTTCGATGTCACCTTGTCCCAGCTGAAGGAAGTGTCCGACCCCTTGGAGCGGGCAAAGGCGGCACACGCCCTGGCTGGCCGAGCTCAGGACTACGGCACCGAGTTTCAGGTCGTCCGCAACGAAGCTATGAACGAAACGCTGCGTGCAGGCCAACTCAACAGCACCCAACTTGCTGCCGAGCTAGGGATCAGCAAGGGGCGTGTGAGCCAGCTTGCGAAGGGCGCTCCGCCAGAGCGGCTGTTCCTCGGTTCGGGGAAGGTCGTCGTGGCCCTCGCTGAAAAGCTCGAGGCCGGCAAGCTGCAGGATGGCCGTGACAAGCCCGTGCAAGGCCCGGTGATCGCCACTGAGGATGTCCAGACCTATGAGCGCCTGCGCGAGCTCGCTGAAGAAGTTGGTTTGGAGATCACGTTCGAGCGGATTCCGCTCGGTGGCAACGTCCGGCTCAACCGAAACAACCTGGTTGTCATCTGCGGCCCTCGTCTCTCTCCCTTGATCGAGCAGATCCTCGAGAGCGACCCTCACCTACGGTTCAGCCAGGACAACGACGGCTGGCACCTTGTCGACCGAAGCACCGGCACGGTGTACCGCTCCCCCATGGATCACGGCGAGAATGGCGACATCGCCTACTTCGGCCGGCTTCCCAGACCTGACGGGCAGGGCACCTTCCTCTACATCGCTGGCATTCACGCCCGCGGCTCCGGGGGTGTCATCCACTGGCTCAACGGAGAACTGGCCAACGTGCACCGCGAACTCAAGGCCAAGAGGTTCTCGACCCTCATCTCCAGCCGGTTCGATCCGGAGACCCTGGAGGTCGTCGCGAGCGAGCGCATCACCCCGTTCTATCGCCCGGAAGGGGTTTGA
- a CDS encoding ASCH domain-containing protein: protein MSETFRALSVRQPYADAIAHGEKRCENRSRPIPRAALGTGVLIHAAQQAHASGITAADLDGYAWPDIRGAILAAAVLDSCHQATDGCCGTWGFPGYWHWILRDVTPLPQPVPARGALGLWRPPAEVLAVVQDQLEALGKPTATEANR, encoded by the coding sequence ATGAGTGAGACATTTCGGGCTCTCTCTGTACGTCAGCCCTACGCTGACGCCATCGCCCATGGTGAGAAGCGCTGTGAGAACCGCAGCCGCCCCATCCCCCGGGCCGCCCTGGGCACCGGTGTCCTCATCCACGCCGCGCAGCAGGCCCATGCCTCCGGCATCACCGCCGCCGACCTCGACGGGTATGCCTGGCCGGACATCCGCGGTGCCATCCTCGCCGCCGCCGTCCTCGACTCCTGCCACCAGGCCACCGACGGCTGTTGCGGTACCTGGGGATTCCCCGGGTACTGGCACTGGATCCTCCGTGATGTCACGCCCCTCCCCCAGCCCGTGCCGGCGCGCGGCGCCCTTGGCCTGTGGAGGCCGCCGGCCGAGGTCCTCGCCGTTGTCCAAGACCAGCTGGAGGCTCTGGGCAAGCCAACCGCGACGGAGGCAAACCGGTGA
- a CDS encoding replicative DNA helicase: MSSTYDFPDQRPPAGSDDAGFLRTPPRSLEAEQATLGTLMSSTWAAGRYAAEALETGLVAEDYYLPAHATIHRAICHLRQTQQAVDPLTVAEELNRLGELGKVGGASYLHACVQAVPTTAHGAQYAEIVRAKAYRRRAIEAAQKILQYAYSEEGDEADVRSLVEQELTAIVAGMPGLSAAPPAVDDIYLDYVAELEEIQNGRQMGLPYGISDLDAVTSGMRPGNVTVIAAQSGVGKSTLALNAAVAAAKTGAKVMFSSLEMSAAELMHKIVAAEGSIAMHHLTRQDGLTPEGWKEVERLGRELFRTLPLRVYRPDSAALGDIESAARACVRTDGLDVLVVDYLQLVEVEQNRNISREQAVAAVSRGLKNLSVALDCHVIALSQLNDDGLMRESRAIKNDASVVIKVERPDMDEPESPRAGEVDLVIEKNRFGPRATVTAAALMHYSRISDMANT, encoded by the coding sequence GTGTCCAGCACCTACGACTTTCCCGACCAGCGCCCCCCGGCCGGCTCTGACGACGCCGGGTTCCTGCGCACGCCTCCCCGGAGCCTGGAGGCCGAGCAGGCCACCCTCGGCACCCTGATGAGCAGCACGTGGGCCGCCGGGCGGTACGCCGCGGAGGCCCTGGAGACGGGCCTCGTCGCGGAGGACTACTACTTGCCCGCCCACGCGACGATCCACCGTGCGATCTGCCACTTGCGCCAGACCCAGCAGGCCGTGGACCCTCTCACCGTCGCCGAGGAGCTGAACAGGCTCGGGGAGCTGGGCAAGGTCGGCGGGGCCTCGTACCTGCACGCCTGCGTCCAGGCCGTACCCACGACCGCGCACGGTGCCCAGTATGCGGAGATCGTTCGGGCCAAGGCGTACCGCCGCAGGGCGATCGAGGCGGCGCAGAAGATCCTCCAGTACGCCTACAGCGAGGAGGGCGACGAAGCCGACGTGCGCAGCCTGGTCGAACAGGAGTTGACCGCGATCGTCGCCGGAATGCCCGGCCTGAGCGCCGCCCCGCCGGCCGTGGACGACATCTACCTCGACTACGTGGCCGAGCTGGAGGAGATCCAGAACGGCCGGCAGATGGGGCTTCCCTACGGGATTTCCGATCTCGACGCCGTCACCTCGGGGATGCGTCCGGGCAACGTCACGGTCATCGCCGCACAGTCCGGCGTGGGCAAGTCGACGCTCGCCCTGAACGCGGCCGTCGCGGCGGCCAAGACGGGGGCGAAGGTGATGTTCTCTTCGCTGGAGATGAGCGCCGCGGAGCTGATGCACAAGATCGTCGCGGCCGAGGGGTCGATCGCGATGCACCACCTGACCCGCCAGGACGGCCTGACGCCTGAGGGGTGGAAGGAGGTCGAGCGCCTGGGCCGCGAGCTGTTCAGGACGCTGCCGCTACGGGTCTACCGACCCGACAGCGCCGCCCTGGGAGACATCGAATCGGCGGCCCGCGCCTGCGTGCGCACGGACGGCCTGGACGTTTTGGTGGTCGACTACCTCCAGCTGGTCGAAGTCGAGCAGAACCGCAACATCAGCCGTGAACAGGCCGTCGCCGCCGTCTCACGCGGCCTCAAGAACCTGTCCGTGGCCCTGGACTGCCACGTCATCGCCCTCTCCCAGCTCAACGACGACGGGCTGATGCGCGAGTCGCGGGCCATCAAGAACGACGCGTCGGTGGTCATCAAGGTCGAGCGTCCCGACATGGACGAGCCCGAGTCCCCGCGCGCCGGCGAGGTGGACCTCGTGATCGAGAAGAACAGGTTCGGGCCCCGGGCTACGGTCACTGCCGCCGCACTGATGCACTACAGCCGTATCTCCGACATGGCCAACACATGA
- a CDS encoding integrase, which translates to MASAQGVGVANEDSVYASPTAVVVLDGLSAPKDLPMGCIHGTPWFVQQLGTRLINLISSDTVPLQEALRTAISEVNALHRDSCALDQEAVPASTVVMIRKRVDDLDYLVLSDNVLLLDLGERGVQAIVDKRVEEVAGVEMRAALRGPTGTPDHATRVSALVTVQRQLRNRPGGYWVAATDPAAADEAITGTIALTQIRQAALLTDGASRLVDTFGVLSWGQLLDLLSSEGPAALIARTREAELGDPVGERWPRFKQSDDATAAYVLLDGTTATAARKSARRT; encoded by the coding sequence ATGGCATCAGCCCAAGGTGTGGGCGTCGCAAACGAGGATTCCGTCTACGCCAGCCCTACCGCGGTCGTCGTACTGGATGGCCTGTCAGCCCCAAAGGATCTGCCCATGGGATGCATTCATGGCACCCCATGGTTCGTACAGCAGCTCGGCACGCGCCTGATCAACCTGATCAGCAGCGACACCGTGCCTCTCCAGGAAGCTCTCCGAACCGCCATCTCTGAGGTCAACGCGCTGCATCGCGACAGCTGCGCGCTGGACCAGGAAGCGGTCCCGGCATCAACTGTCGTGATGATCCGGAAACGGGTAGATGACCTCGACTACCTCGTACTCTCTGACAACGTCCTGCTGCTTGACCTTGGCGAACGAGGTGTCCAAGCCATCGTCGACAAGCGTGTCGAAGAGGTCGCTGGCGTGGAGATGCGCGCTGCCCTCCGGGGCCCCACAGGCACTCCAGATCACGCCACCCGGGTGTCTGCGCTCGTCACCGTCCAACGCCAGCTCCGAAACCGACCTGGCGGCTACTGGGTAGCAGCCACCGACCCGGCAGCCGCCGACGAGGCGATCACTGGCACCATCGCCCTTACGCAGATCCGGCAAGCAGCACTGCTGACAGACGGCGCCAGTCGCCTCGTCGACACGTTCGGAGTTCTGAGCTGGGGTCAGCTCCTTGACCTACTCAGCAGCGAGGGCCCGGCGGCCCTCATCGCTCGTACACGTGAAGCAGAGCTCGGCGACCCGGTTGGCGAGCGATGGCCCCGGTTCAAGCAGTCCGACGATGCCACCGCCGCATACGTGTTGCTTGACGGGACAACTGCGACAGCTGCCCGCAAGTCTGCGCGTCGCACCTAG